The Hyphomonas sediminis genome contains a region encoding:
- a CDS encoding threonine ammonia-lyase yields MTDLRLPTFDDVLAAEARQKGVVRETPVLTHAALDEAAGAELFVKAECLQVTGSFKIRGAMNRLAQIPPEGKKAGVVAFSSGNHAQGVARAARLLGMPALIVMPADAPAVKVEGVRADGGEVYLYDRNAESREEISARLAAERGAVVVPSYDDFDIIAGQGTAGLEFARQAEAMGKPLDYLICCAGGGGLINGVALAFERLSPATRIWAAEPEGHDDWTRSLEAGEILANAPGTRSICDAILTPEPGILTFALGQRLLSGGLRVSDDEVRHAMRMAFRYLRIVGEPGGCAALAAALKGVPAEMKGKRVGILVTGGNVDAAQYADILSTGT; encoded by the coding sequence ATGACCGATTTACGTCTCCCCACTTTCGATGATGTCCTTGCCGCCGAAGCCCGCCAGAAAGGCGTCGTCCGCGAAACGCCGGTTCTGACCCATGCCGCGCTGGATGAGGCCGCAGGCGCCGAGCTGTTTGTGAAGGCCGAATGCCTGCAGGTGACGGGCAGCTTCAAGATCCGCGGCGCCATGAACCGCCTCGCCCAGATCCCGCCGGAAGGCAAAAAGGCCGGCGTCGTCGCCTTTTCCTCCGGCAATCATGCGCAGGGTGTCGCCCGCGCTGCGCGCCTGCTCGGCATGCCCGCTTTGATCGTGATGCCTGCAGACGCTCCCGCCGTTAAGGTTGAGGGCGTGCGCGCCGATGGCGGCGAAGTCTATCTTTATGATCGCAACGCGGAGAGCCGCGAGGAAATCTCCGCCCGTCTTGCCGCCGAGCGCGGCGCCGTCGTCGTGCCGAGCTATGATGATTTCGACATCATCGCCGGGCAGGGAACAGCCGGTCTCGAATTTGCCCGTCAGGCTGAAGCGATGGGAAAACCGCTCGACTATCTCATTTGCTGCGCAGGTGGCGGTGGTCTGATCAATGGCGTGGCGCTCGCCTTCGAGCGGCTGTCGCCTGCCACCAGGATCTGGGCCGCCGAGCCGGAAGGTCATGACGACTGGACGCGCTCTCTGGAAGCAGGCGAAATCCTCGCCAACGCGCCGGGAACCCGCTCGATCTGTGACGCGATCCTCACGCCCGAGCCCGGCATCCTCACCTTCGCGCTCGGCCAGCGCCTCTTGTCCGGCGGGCTGCGCGTCAGCGATGATGAGGTTCGCCATGCAATGCGTATGGCCTTCCGCTATCTGCGGATTGTGGGTGAACCCGGCGGCTGCGCCGCGCTCGCGGCGGCGCTGAAGGGCGTTCCCGCCGAAATGAAGGGCAAGCGCGTCGGCATCCTCGTTACGGGCGGCAATGTTGATGCCGCGCAGTATGCGGACATTCTGTCCACCGGTACGTAA